DNA sequence from the Thamnophis elegans isolate rThaEle1 chromosome 4, rThaEle1.pri, whole genome shotgun sequence genome:
TATTGTAACAATTTCATATAATTAACTATTCAGATTATATttcagaataaaacaaaatatatactGCTACAAGATTCCCAATTCAACCTTCCATTTCAGATTTTGTTGTAAGTGTAGAAATTCAAGAGAGTAAATAAATGCTATGCTATTGACTTATACATTTCCTAGAAAGAAGGCTTAATAAATAAAGATTTACTCCTCCCCATCAATTAATTCAAAATTCAGTATGAATATAAACAAGAAATTGAAGTTGCCCATTGGGCCAGGGGACAGATCTTGTAAGTGATGGCATCCCTTCCACAGTAGGAACGTTTTCTCTTGATGGTATGGAGGGGCCCTACTCTACAGGCATTCCAAAAACAAGGCAAAGTAGTTCTGTTCCAGAGTGCATTTGGCTCTTCAGTTAAATGAAAAGTGACTGTGATGCattagatttccccccccctgctGATTTTTGTTTTCTCTCTATGTTTCTAATGAATTATTTTGAGATTTTTTACACCCTGATCAATCCCATTTGGATTGGGATGGGCtagaaatattgttcaaggaATAATAATTACTGTTAATAAATAAAGGATTGATCTATGGTAAATATCTAAAATGCCAAGTTTTTATATTATGATTATTACTTGTTCATAATATGCTATGACATTTCAGTGTGTTTAACCAATGTATTCTTTTCAAAGGAAATATAAGCTATAGTTATATACACCAGCTAGAAATTGTAAGGCACCCTACTTAGCATGAAATATTCCAGAACATCCAACAACTCCTATGTAAATATATACTGAAGAAATATATCAGTAATAGAAAGAGTACCCTTTAATCACTTTCTTGTTaaggaatttctctttatttatttgttaaatttatttactgCTCCTCTTGTCATGGGGCTACTCTGGGTGGCTTAGTACACCTAGTACACAATAGTACAatggaaaaaacaataaaaaatgaaaacataattgcaaaacaatgaaacaataaaaataagctgtgctggcgcagtggttgaatgcaatattgcaggcctGCTCACTGTcaagttcaattctgactggctcaaggttgactcatccttctaaggttggtaaaatgaagacccagattgttgggagcaatatgctgatgctgtaaatggcttagagagggctgaaaagcactatgaagcagtatgtaagtgctgttgctattgctaaaaataaataataaaagtacaACTATACGAATTaaaagatgggtgggtgggggtggggtggggtgaagaAAGCATAGGTGGAAGATGGGGTCAGCTAATCAGTGTGGTAGCCACCTCTAGACTTTCTAGAGACTGTTATACTTTCAAAGCAATTCCAGAGTTACCCAAAACAATTTGAAAACCATTTTATAAATCCTTTAGTTCTAATAATCCACCATGTTTCAAGTCACAACTACAAATCAAAGTGACTACACCATTGGATTTACATAGTTTGTAATAATAAAGAATTGCATGACTGTAATAAATGATAGGAATTCAAAGAAAGCCTTACCAGGTCATTGCCAAAAACTGCAAAATGCAGAACAGCAGGGCTAATCCTTTCTTTTGCCACTAAGAAAATGAGGAAAAGAACGTGTTGAATTTGATGGTATTTTAGGAACAAAATATGGACCTTGTATTTCTGATTGATAATTAAGTGAAGCAGAAGGCCACATAATTTCACTTTTCTATTAGAGGGAATAAACAATATTAAGGTCACTCATGCATGCAGCCTTAAATGACATAATATCACTCAATCTACGCCTATTTAATAGAATAAAAAACTGGGAAAATTTACATTTGTGTAATATATTAACTGGGAAAAATTTACATGGGTAAAATATATTAAGCTAGACAAAATAAATCTTAAATAAGACACTAACTACAGCATCCAAATCAAGTAAATCCATGTGGAAAAGTACAAAAAGTTTGATTAATACTACTTACCCAAAATGCAGCAAAAAGCGTGAGGATCAAAGAAAGCTGCCCAAGACAAAACAAGAACGAGATCAATGCATATATAAGTCGGATAGGGTTTGCAGTATTGTTAGTCCTCGAGCTACAACTGcagttgggatcagaatttctgttgctaagtgatataGTCATAAATTGTTAACATCTGATGACTGCATCGCTTAGCCCTGTAGTTTTCACTGCCCCTGTTAAGTGAGGATAGTGGGGCATTAAGTGAGCACCTCCTTGCAGCTTCCTGTTGGCTTTCAACAATCAGTctttgggaagctggcaggaatttCCAAATCCCTGGCAGCTTGTAAGGAAGCCAACAAAtgactttgcttatgggaagctgccagggaaagtcacaaatcatgatcatgtgaccacaggatgctgcaaccattgtaagccAGTTGTCACCATGTAGCCACCTATGTGGTGGAAATGGCTAGAATGTTGAGAACCAATCATAACCCCTGCTCATACAACGCCGGAACATTTGTTGTACAAGTGGTTGTTAAACTTGTGTTCCTGTATTGTCCTAGAACCTACAAAAGATTCACTGCAATTCTCAGGAAGTTTTGCTACTGATCAGTAACTCTAGCTCATCAtccggagaaatttcctgaaagggAAAATACATATCAACCAGAAAAGATATTACTTGATGAATCAAGTAAGTCCAGTCATTCTGCTAATGTTAAGGTAATGGAACTGATAAACCCTTTCTAATTATCAGTATGCAACCAGAAGCATCGGAAGGGACAAGCGGGCAAGTGACAAAACATGCAGTGCAGTCCACTGCTTAAGTATTTGAGTGCAACATGTTTTGTAATTTTGGTGACATTGTATTTATGAACGGACACTGATATCTAGAACTTATAAAGTTTCTTTTCTTGATTTTAAACAAGCATAACTTACCAGCATAACAATTGTTACAATTAACCTTGTTGGTTCAAACATCTTTTTCAGCTGTTTCACTGGACCCATCAAGAAGCAAGTACTAGtgtgggggaaaaaataggaattaaaaaaaatcttctgtcgTGGCTATAGGCTAGGGTCACCCAGTCCCTTTGTGTCCATTTATGACTATGACAATTGATAGAACCCaatgtttctccttcattccactCTATATAGCCTGTCCAGCTCTGGATGAAAATTATACAGAGCAAATGTTGAGAGTATATTCAGGCGATGGGGAGAGAAACTGTTCCCTCCCAATATATGAGTTGAAAttacatttattaattaaaacGTACAGTTGTGTCCTGTCTGCTATTCTTTTTTACATCTGGTAATTGTACAGAATAAATTTCAAAAGAGCCCAGTGCTATATACAGAGAATTATTTGCACTTTGCAAGTAATGTTGAAACATATCAATctcataaaaaagaaaagactaCAAAAAGATGATACCTGGCTAAAGCAGCAATATTTCCCAAGGTATAGAACACTGCAAAGAGTTTTAGTCCACCTGGAAGCCAGAGCAATCCTGTCCCCTGCATATATACAATTAAAGAAGCCAACCATGAAGATATTTATAGTTTTATCAAACCAGAAATCAAGACCAATTATTGGAGCATTATACTTTTCTAATAACTGAATATCCTGGGTCACCAAGTGTTGTTAAGTCTTGGTGGACAACAAATGAAACCAATCTTTATTgaaaagaactaaaaaaaaatattaatgtattaAGTCCAATttacaaaatacaggtagttctcaacttacgaccacaattgagccgaaaatttccattgctaaacaagacaatgATTGAGTTTCGTCCAATTTTGTGCCcgacttcttgccacagttgttaagtgaattgctacaattgttaaattagtaacgtcgggcttccccattgactttgcttgtcagaaggttggaaaagATGATTGCATAACCTCagaacactgcaatcgtcataaatgcatgccagttgccaagtgactgaattttgatcacatggccatgggcatcctgcaatggttgtaagtgtgaaaaatgatgtcacttttttcagtgccattgcaagttggaatggtcactaaatgaatggttataagttggggactacctgtatatacaaaTTGTTCTCATTGTAATTCATGATTTTGGGAGAGAGATGGATTTCAATAGATCGGAAATTGAAAAGAATGCCCTGTATGTATAGAAACAGAAATATTGTAGAGAACAAGGTTTCTAACACACATATCCACAATCAATTAAATCTTAAAACTATGTCTGACTGAAATTGATTCCTGTGCCTTAAAGATAACCTGAATCCTGAAGCAAAGTCCTCTGCTCCTTTGTCCCTGAACCTCTGTCAGTCTCTGGGGATAATTCCAGCCATTAATCAGAGCTGTTAGATTAAAGTACACCCAAACTCAAGCACTGTTATCTTCTCCGCTTCCCCAGAGTTTGCTTtagttgttaaaaaaaacaaaagctttCCCCCCAAAGCTGCAAGAAGATCAGGAGCATTGGCCTTTGGTTAATGGCACAGAAGCCAGCCTCTCCCAATGGTGCATTTGAGTGAGATGAAGGAATATGTAGCCAAAGTCACAAACTGTTTGGCTTTAGACTGGAAAGAAAACAGTAGCATGGTGACTAGATTAAAAACATTGCATAAACACAAACTGAGGGAATAATAAATACAGAGActaattacaaaaaaataaataaaagcagagaCTAGTTACTGTACAGCAGTTTAAGAGGAAGAAAGCAGCAGCACCGTTCTGAAAAGGTCTGCTATCCAGTATTATATGGAATACTAAGAAGTGATCAAATCAGTTTCTGTAGCTTGACTGATGAAATCAAGGTTAGGTCTGCTGCAGATAATTCTATTTAAGAATAAtttgtatacatatacacacacaaaaattatatatacatacatacatacatacatatctgtaACTTTTACATATGCTTTCCCTAACCCATATGCTCTTCAAACATATTGGCCTATAATCTTTGGCATCCCCAAACCACCATAAATGGCATTATGTAAGATTTGATTTGTGATCCAATACATGTAGAGATCTTGAAGGCTGCCCTGTAAGGTTAGAAATGTTCTCTTCTGATTGCTTTGTACATAAATGATATCCGACACACAGAAAATCTGCATCCTGGGAGAAGCTAGTATTTCGATGTGGCAAAGTACTAGAGGCTACACTGCGTACTTTTTTCTAATGTATTGACCAATCATTCGATACCAACTCCATATATCAATACAACATTTGTCCAAGAACAGAGATTAAATATAATTAAGgggatttttttaatgtgttttgtgAAATATTTACTTACAAGGAGAGAACACAAAATGCCGCTTATAAAACATATTGCAAACCATTTCACGCGAGTATTAAAACTCAAGGATGATCCATCAAGGACCtatgggtgaagaaaaaaagaaatcaagattTTAACAGGACGGAAATTTTTAGTAATAAAACATTACCAATGCAAACATTAAAATGCTCAAATAACTGTAAAAGGTAGATGCTCTTAAAACCTCAAATATTCTTCCACTTcacaaattgattttaaaaatgtacactaactttatatgtaaatatttattaatttttccaAAGACAAGTTTGCATGCTCactttaaaagcctaaaaaaattaaatgaagaatGAATCCTGGCAGATTAACAAATATCTTAATTATGTAAAATAAATGAAGTAACAACCACTAGagattatatatttctatttgatTTACTATAGTACGATGAATAAAATACAGACTAACAGATTTAGAATGTTATTTATTGGTGATAAAAGTTCTTTTtcacatttccatttttaaaaattattcattaTAAACATTAAGAACAAATGAATGATAACATAGTATTTAGGCAGGCACCACTTTCAAGCAtgtaatttgtttttcaaataattcTTTTGATATATTTAAGAATATACATATAGAAATTAAATAGAAAAAAGGATATTCTAAAATTATACACACGTCATATATGTATACACCTCAATCAAGTTATTCACTTGATAGctgtatatataaaatacaaatcagAACAAAAATTTAATTCCATTATTAAATTAAGTacaagtgatcaaaatttaatCCTTACTTTACTTTCATTGAGCATATGTGAATGCCATTACTTGCGTGATGATTATATATTATACtgtgaatatactgtatattatcatcatcatcatcatcatcttactACAAAATATCTAAGGACTTTATAAGAAAAACTACACAAATAATACACATTCAACaaaaacatacaaataaattatCCATAATGTAATAAAAAGTAATGAAATTCATCAAACAACCAAATTAATATTGAATCAAGGCCAAAATGCCTTTCAGTCAAATTCTGCATCAGTTGCTTTAAAAAGATCCTTCCACTTGATGGATCAACAGCTGGCCTAGCAGCTTAAGCTGGAAACCCACTCCATCCGCAGCCATGGCcacgaaccctaaccctaatcctaacaatCAGGTAGGTGTAATTAATAAAACTTTCTCTGTGATTTGCAAGGCAGCAATTCCTAAAACCAGATCTTAATGCTCAAGAACACAAGCAGACACTTACATACAATTTTCAAAAATGTTGCAGTGACTAAAGGCAAATGATTAGATGTGGTTCCCCTTATCCATAGTAATGAATGGGAAGTTTCAAACTGTAATAGTATACAACTTACCTTTTCCAGTCCAAATCTTTATCCTTATATAGGCAGCACagagaaaataatattaaaattttaacaAATGTTCATATAGGAAAGCTGTTCTTTCCTGAAAAAGGTCTACACATTTCTTAATGTTtagatattaaatatatatttaaataaataaaataaatatatctaaGAAAATGCCCCCCTCCCTAGTCCCCTCCAATGCAAATCAGGAGATTATGGACTGAGGGAACAAATATTTACTTAATTATAGGAGGGAAGATAATTGCTACAACATAGTTTAGAGTACAGTACATTATGATCCAATACTAAATTGGCCAGCTCTGGGCTCACATGACATCCTGAAGTTAAAAAATGAACTAATTAAACATATTATGCAAACAAACTCACAAAAAAACCCACTCTGTGGTTGCTCTGAAAAAAACCCATGTtggaaaaattaagaaagaattgAATACAAAACTGGTATTACCAAAATGCCTTTGCATAAATTTTTATTGTAGCCAAACATTTGGAATATTATGCTATATAAAGTTCTGGTCACAGCAACTCAAAAGCAATATTGCAGAATTTTAAAAGGAATAGAAAACAGGAAAGCAGTGACAGAAATACAACAGCTCCCTGAAGGAAAATTGAAACTGAACCAGCTTAAAAACATACAAGAGGGGCATGATAGAAATGTATAAAATATTCATGATATGAAGaact
Encoded proteins:
- the SFT2D1 gene encoding vesicle transport protein SFT2A: MEKLRRVLRGDDDEEQGLTAQVLDGSSLSFNTRVKWFAICFISGILCSLLGTGLLWLPGGLKLFAVFYTLGNIAALASTCFLMGPVKQLKKMFEPTRLIVTIVMLLSLILTLFAAFWWQKKGLALLFCILQFLAMTWYSLSYIPYARDAILKCFTSCLS